A stretch of Dietzia lutea DNA encodes these proteins:
- a CDS encoding dihydrofolate reductase family protein, whose amino-acid sequence MPTTRLTVIDDDPAALDTLWEALEPEPDLALPRIRAVMISTVDGSTTVDGRSGGLGTPTDRLVYDAMRARADLVMVGSATALAEGYGPARIAEAWADRRPGPPPVVLVFTRSLPDRLIEHCAPLGDALQVVAAHGVPGDRLEVARRQGVTVHVLDPGPLRAAVRSLATHFGASEVAFEGGPELLGTFLREGAIDELVLSVAPQLVVGGDRTPLASGPGTSSVPMRVAAAFTCPHGGLYARWVVDGAAG is encoded by the coding sequence GTGCCCACGACACGGCTGACCGTGATCGACGACGACCCCGCGGCCCTGGACACCCTCTGGGAGGCGCTGGAACCGGAGCCCGATCTCGCCCTGCCCCGCATCCGGGCCGTGATGATCTCCACGGTCGACGGCAGCACGACCGTCGACGGACGTAGCGGCGGGCTCGGCACCCCGACCGACAGACTCGTCTACGACGCTATGCGCGCCCGCGCCGACCTGGTGATGGTGGGCTCCGCCACGGCCCTGGCCGAGGGATACGGCCCCGCCCGGATCGCCGAGGCCTGGGCGGACCGTCGCCCCGGTCCCCCGCCAGTGGTCCTGGTGTTCACCCGGAGCCTCCCCGACCGGCTGATCGAACACTGCGCGCCACTCGGGGACGCCCTCCAGGTCGTCGCCGCACACGGCGTCCCCGGCGACCGCCTGGAGGTCGCCCGCCGACAGGGTGTGACCGTCCACGTGCTGGACCCCGGGCCGCTGCGCGCGGCGGTCCGATCGCTGGCCACCCACTTCGGGGCGTCCGAGGTGGCGTTCGAGGGTGGCCCCGAACTCCTCGGCACCTTCCTCCGAGAGGGCGCGATCGACGAGCTCGTGCTGTCCGTCGCGCCACAGCTCGTCGTCGGCGGCGACCGCACGCCGCTGGCCAGCGGCCCGGGCACCAGCAGCGTGCCGATGCGGGTCGCCGCCGCCTTCACCTGCCCGCACGGCGGGCTCTACGCGCGCTGGGTCGTCGACGGGGCGGCCGGGTGA
- the zapE gene encoding cell division protein ZapE has translation MVSRLVDVTPVVPADQLVAQMVPPSMFDDVSFDSYIPDPAEPSQAAAVKACRQFAEEVNARRAPKKGLFGRRPKAVQGSGIYLDGGFGVGKTHLLTSIYHNCPVPKAFGTFVELTHVVGALGFNRAVEELSGHSVLCIDEFELDDPGDTMLVSRLLAELTTAGVSVAATSNTLPEQLGEGRFAAKDFMREIRKMSGIFESIRVDGPDYRHRNLPPAPDPMTDEDLRADAEAVDGATFDDFDELCQHLSTLHPSKYNRLVDGVNRVCLSGVKPLPDQSIALRLVVLADRLYDAGIPVRNSGDKLDAIFTEEMVAGGYRKKYLRATSRLLALSRFETVGG, from the coding sequence ATGGTCTCTCGCCTCGTTGACGTCACCCCGGTGGTCCCCGCCGACCAGCTCGTGGCCCAGATGGTGCCGCCGTCGATGTTCGACGACGTCAGCTTCGACTCCTACATCCCGGATCCGGCAGAGCCCTCGCAGGCCGCCGCGGTCAAGGCGTGTCGGCAGTTCGCCGAGGAGGTCAACGCCCGGCGCGCGCCGAAGAAAGGCCTGTTCGGTCGACGCCCCAAGGCCGTCCAGGGTTCCGGTATCTACCTCGACGGCGGGTTCGGTGTGGGCAAGACCCACCTGCTGACGTCGATCTATCACAACTGCCCCGTGCCCAAGGCGTTCGGCACGTTCGTCGAGCTGACGCACGTGGTGGGCGCGCTCGGCTTCAATCGCGCGGTCGAGGAGCTCTCGGGCCACTCCGTGCTGTGCATCGACGAGTTCGAGCTCGACGACCCGGGCGACACCATGCTCGTCTCCCGCCTGCTCGCCGAGCTGACGACGGCCGGTGTCAGTGTGGCGGCCACGTCCAACACCCTGCCCGAGCAGCTGGGGGAGGGGCGCTTCGCGGCCAAGGACTTCATGCGGGAGATCCGCAAGATGTCGGGCATCTTCGAGTCCATCCGCGTGGACGGTCCGGACTACCGGCACCGCAACCTGCCGCCGGCCCCGGACCCGATGACCGACGAGGACCTGCGGGCGGACGCCGAGGCGGTCGACGGCGCGACATTCGATGACTTCGACGAGCTGTGCCAGCACTTGTCCACCCTGCACCCCTCCAAGTACAACCGCCTGGTCGACGGTGTGAACCGTGTCTGCCTGAGCGGGGTCAAGCCGCTGCCGGACCAGTCGATCGCGCTGCGGCTCGTGGTGCTCGCGGACCGTCTCTACGACGCGGGGATCCCGGTGCGGAACTCGGGCGACAAGTTGGACGCGATCTTCACCGAGGAGATGGTCGCCGGCGGGTACCGCAAGAAGTATCTGCGGGCGACCTCGCGACTGCTGGCGCTGTCCCGCTTCGAGACCGTC